A genomic window from Salvia hispanica cultivar TCC Black 2014 chromosome 5, UniMelb_Shisp_WGS_1.0, whole genome shotgun sequence includes:
- the LOC125189933 gene encoding protein ALP1-like, translating to MRRELFIQIVHALEACDEYFQQREDAAHRKGPSPLTKCTVALRQLAYGSTADMFDEYLHVGDTTVREYLVSFCAGVIDAFNATYLRKPNAQDCQDLLRMHDTVHGFPGMLGSIDCMHWEWKNCLAAWSDQFTSEYKGTHPTMILEAIVDHSIWIWHAHFGVAGSNNDMNVLNSSSLFTEQCNGNGPVINFNANGRQHHVGYYLADGIYSRWPVFLKTISCPTGARREFVAAKQEAARKDVERGFGVLQARWGIVKGPTRSWYMHHIANVMYACIILHNMIIHDKGRAASQWSDDEAAPSACHAAPPVVRGLPYGISGRLQDQESMRNQQAHLDLMNDMIEEVWTRSGR from the coding sequence ATGCGGCGAGAGCTGTTTATCCAGATTGTTCACGCGTTGGAGGCGTGCGACGAGTACTTCCAGCAGCGGGAAGATGCGGCCCACAGAAAGGGTCCATCCCCGCTGACGAAGTGCACGGTTGCACTTCGTCAGTTGGCATACGGCTCTACGGcggacatgttcgacgagtatcTTCACGTCGGGGATACAACTGTCCGGGAGTATCTGGTAAGTTTTTGTGCGGGCGTTATTGACGCCTTCAACGCCACATATTTGCGCAAGCCGAATGCCCAAGACTGCCAGGACCTGCTGCGGATGCACGATACGGTGCACGGCTTTCCTGGAATGTTAGGGAGTATTGATTGTATGCActgggagtggaagaattgtctTGCAGCGTGGAGTGACCAATTCACCAGTGAGTATAAGGGTACCCACCCAacgatgatccttgaagcaATCGTTGACCACAGtatttggatttggcatgctcACTTTGGCGTGGCGGGGTCCAACAACGACATGAATGTGTTGAACTCGTCCAGTCTCTTCACTGAGCAATGCAATGGCAACGGTCCGGTTATCAACTTCAATGCCAACGGACGACAACATCATGTGGGGTACTACTTAGCCGACGGTATTTACTCGAGATGGCCAGTTTTCTTGAAGACTATCTCCTGCCCAACGGGTGCGAGGAGAGAGTTTGTTGCGGCAAAGCAGGAGGCTGCACGGAAGGACGTGGAGCGAGGATTCGGTGTGCTTCAAGCGCGTTGGGGAATAGTGAAAGGCCCGACTCGTTCCTGGTACATGCATCATATCGCCAATGTCATGTACGCGTGCAtcatcttgcacaacatgattattcaCGATAAAGGTCGTGCAGCTAGTCAGTGGTCCGATGATGAAGCCGCTCCGAGCGCATGTCATGCAGCCCCGCCGGTCGTTCGAGGTTTACCCTATGGAATCAGCGGGAGATTGCAAGATCAGGAGAGCATGCGCAACCAACAAGCTCATCTTGATCTCATGaacgacatgattgaagaagtttggacgCGTAGTGGTCGTTGA